In the genome of Gemmatimonadota bacterium, the window AGGGGTCGATCCACCGCTCCGGGTCGAGGAGCGCGTGCTTGGCCGAGAGGATGTACCAACGGTCGAACCGCGAGACGGCGAAGTCGCGGCACTTGCGGAAATACGGTGTGGTGTAGAGCTCTCCCGCGCGCGCCCGCCGGTCCAGCTTACGGCGCGTGCAGGCGACGAGGCAGATCCGGGCCATGCGTGACCCCCCACGCCCACCGGCGTGGTATAGTGAGTTCCCTGGTACCATGCGCGCGCAGCCCTTCCCACGCCAGCTCGGCACGGAGCGAGAAGGATCTCGTCCCCTTCACGATTACTGCGAACACGCTGGCGACGATCCTCCTCGAGCTGAACTCCGAGGCCTGGGTGACGAAGCAGAACGTGCGCGACCGCGTGGTGGACGACGCAGAAGTGCAGCAGGCGGCCACGGCCAGCCGGCGCACGGGGCCGCGGAGCTAAGTGGTCGAGTTCGCAAGTACGGTTGCATTCGGCCGCCGATCCGACCACTAAAGCCACGGGCGTGCCGGGGCAGAGAACGCGGCGTCGCCCACTACGGCGAGCGCCCTGCCGCGCCCCGCGCCCGGGACATTGGCGGCTGCGGGAAGTGCGCGGATGCGGCCGCGGAGCCTGGACTGTCTTGACGGTCCGGCTATCACAGGCGTAACCTGGGGCACTTGCGGGCCGGCCGTACGATCCTCTCCCAAAAACCAGGGTCCCCGAATCGACGGGGTTATGCAGGCACGGCGGCCTGGCGGCGCTCTCCCCTGGTGATCCCGGACCGGCGACGGCCTGAACGAGCACTGCCCCTCACTCCCACCCTCGTCCCCGAAGGAGGAGCCGAATGTACACCTGGACGAGCCGAGTCGGTTCTGCGGCCGCTTTTCTGGCCGTCCTGCTGTCCGCGCAAGCTACGGCGTTCACGCTACCCGCTAACGGGCAGGCGCGGCGCCAGGCGCAGCGGGCGCCACTGCTGGATACGGCCATGTACCGCCAGCTCCGCTACCGCACCATCGGCCCGGTGGGGAATCGGGTGAGCGCAGTGGCGGGCGTGGCGGGCGATGCCAGCACCTACTACGCGGGTGCGGCGTCGGGCGGCATCTGGAAGACGACGGACGGCGGCGTACACTGGGCGCCCGTGTTCGACGACCAGCCGGCCCAGTCGATTGGCGCGCTGGCGGTTGCGGCAACGGACCCCAACGTGGTGTGGGCGGGCACGGGCGAGGCGTGCATCCGCAGCAACATCTCGATCGGGAACGGTGTCTACAAGTCGACCGATGCGGGCAAGACGTGGCAGCACATGGGGCTGGAGAACACGGGTCGGATCTCGAAGGTGGTCATTCACCCTACGAATCCGGACATCGTCTACGTCGCCGCGCTGGGACACGCCTACGGCCCGCAGCAGGAGCGCGGCATTTACCGCACGCTGGACGGCGGCAAGAGCTGGGAGCGGGTGCTGTTCGTAGACGAGAACACGGGCGCGGCGGACCTGGTGATGGACCCCAACAATCCGCGCATCCTGTTCGCGGGCATGTGGCAGCTCGAGATCCACACGTGGGGCCGGGAGAGCGGCGGCCCGGGAAGCGGCATTTTCCTGTCCCGTGATGGCGGGGCCACGTGGAAGCGGCTCCAGGGCAAGGGATTGCCCGAGCGGCCGGTGGGGCGGATCGCGCTGGACGTTGCCCGCACCAACTCGAACCGCGTTTACGCGCTCATCGAGACCGGGGACGGCGTGCCCTGGCACGGCCAGGAGACGGACCGCGGGGAGCTGTGGCGGTCGGAGGATGGCGGCGAGACGTGGCGGGTGGTGAGCTATGACCGGCAGCTCGGCGGCCGGCAGCACTACTACACGCACATGGCGGTCTCGCCGGACAACGAGAATGAGGCGTACTTCCTCTCGGCAGCGTTCAGCAAGAGCCTGGACGGGGGCGCCACCACCGTGGACATCCCCTTTGGCGGCTCGCCGGGCGGGGACAACCACGACATCTGGATCGACCCGACGAACGCCAGCCGCATGATCGTGGGCAACGACGGCAATGTCTCGATCTCGGTGACGCGGGGCCGGAGCTGGCAGCGCGTCCAGCTCCCCATCGCGCAGATGTACCACGTGACCGTGGACAACCAGATCCCGTACTACGTTTACGGCAACCGTCAGGACGGCCCGTCGACGCGCGGGCCGAGCAACAGCAAGCTGGGCGGGTTCGGCGGCTTGGCCGGCGTGATCCCGCGCGGCGACTGGCACTCGGTGGCGGGCGGCGAGAGCGGCTGGGCGACGCCCGACCCGGTGGACCCGAATATTGTCTGGTCCAGCGCCTCGGGCTCGGGCAGTGTGGGTGGGATCGTGGTGCGCTACGACGAGCGCACGCGCCAGGCCCACAACGTCGAGGTCTGGCCGGCCAGCACCGTGGGCTGGCCGGCGGCGGACGTGAAGTACCGCTTCGTCTGGACCTTCCCGCTCACGATTTCGCCCCATGACCGGAACAAGCTGTATGTGGGGAGCCAGCACGTTCACGTGACCACGGACGGCGGACGGAGCTGG includes:
- a CDS encoding sialidase; this translates as MYRQLRYRTIGPVGNRVSAVAGVAGDASTYYAGAASGGIWKTTDGGVHWAPVFDDQPAQSIGALAVAATDPNVVWAGTGEACIRSNISIGNGVYKSTDAGKTWQHMGLENTGRISKVVIHPTNPDIVYVAALGHAYGPQQERGIYRTLDGGKSWERVLFVDENTGAADLVMDPNNPRILFAGMWQLEIHTWGRESGGPGSGIFLSRDGGATWKRLQGKGLPERPVGRIALDVARTNSNRVYALIETGDGVPWHGQETDRGELWRSEDGGETWRVVSYDRQLGGRQHYYTHMAVSPDNENEAYFLSAAFSKSLDGGATTVDIPFGGSPGGDNHDIWIDPTNASRMIVGNDGNVSISVTRGRSWQRVQLPIAQMYHVTVDNQIPYYVYGNRQDGPSTRGPSNSKLGGFGGLAGVIPRGDWHSVAGGESGWATPDPVDPNIVWSSASGSGSVGGIVVRYDERTRQAHNVEVWPASTVGWPAADVKYRFVWTFPLTISPHDRNKLYVGSQHVHVTTDGGRSWQVISPDLTLNDRSRMGISGGLTLDNIGVEYAGVIFAIAESPLEPGLIWAGTNDGLVHLTRDGGKSWTNLTRNLPNLPPWGTVSNIEASRHDAGTAYLTVDFHQMNNRDPFVYKTIDYGRTWKLITNGIPKSPLSYAHCVREDPVRRGLLYLGTESGLYVSFNDGESWQPLQRNLPHAPVYWIVVQEHFNDLVVATYGRGFWILDDLGPLQQLTPEVAAADAH